The Vespa velutina chromosome 9, iVesVel2.1, whole genome shotgun sequence nucleotide sequence AGGTGCGCTGGTGTCGCCGATGTTAGTGCCTCCTATCGGttaattcattatatcaaCTAAACGTTGTAACAAAATTGTAGATAATGTATATACTGTTTCTGTATTATTCCGTAGGTAAAAcagtatttatttacattaaccTCAATTTACTCGGTTTATCTTGTAAAAACGTGCTGTATGTTTATcctataacaaaaatattattttattttaaagataaatatggggaaaaaagataaaaataagaaaaagttaagTGGCACGGCAAAAACGGCAAttaaaacggaaaaaaaattaaatgctaaacagaagaaagaattagCAGCTCTTGGAGAGGTTAAATTTGCACCTAAACgtcttataaaaatgaattgagATATTagaacttttatatattgttgcttataatttgatattaaataaattatttttaaactttaGGAGGATATAGAAAAAGTTATTGCCGATATTGAACGGGAAGAAGCTCGTAGACAACGTGTTGTAGAAGTTGTAGTTGAACCACCATCTCGTAgggttaatttttctttgatagcTCATCCTTTTAAAGATGAACTTATTATGTTTGGTGGAGAATTCCATGATGGtcaaaaagtattattatattatctttgtacaagttaattatattcacactaaaatttctattaatggaatatttccattttaacACAGACCACTGTATATGGTGACATGTTtacttataatttaaataaaaaagaatggacAGTGATAAAAGCACCAGGTGCTCCACCACCTCGATGCGGTCATCAAGCAATAGTTACTTCTACAAATAAAGGGGAAATGTGGATCTTTGGTGGGGAATTTTCTAGTCCATCAGAATTACAATTCTATCATTACAAAGATTTGTGGGTTTATAGaatgggagagaaaaaatgggaaaaaataACGTATGTTgtgaatatgaaaaatgaaatatattgaaactTTCTTgacataatttatatcatatgaAACATTTGTTTAAGATCTCCTGGAGGTCCCTCAGCCAGAAGTGGTCATAGAATGATTcacatgaaaaagaaattaatagtaTTTGGAGGTTTTTATGATAATCTTAgagattgtaaatattataatgatatttacatGTTTAATTTGGAAACATATACATGGCATAAAATTGAATGTGCTGGTAATTCAACAAATTAATAGAATTCCTTTATtatgaaacaatattttatataaaaactatttttatatgaaattgttCAGGAAATCCGCCAGCACCACGTTCTGGATGTATAATGTTACCTACGTCTGAAAAACTACTTGTTTATGGTGGctatagtaaagaaaaagttaaagcAGGAGTTGATAAGGGACAAATTCATACAGACATGTTCTTGTTATCTCCAGAtagtaagaatatttatatacatatatatatattaagcattttttaattttattcattacaaaatatatgaattttcttaGAGAATGATCAGACCGGTCTTAAATGGAAATGGATATTAACGAAACAGGCGGGTCTCAAATGTTCTCCTCGCTGTGGTATGACTGGTATTTTAATACAACCACATATAGCATATGCATTTGGTGGAGTTTTTGATAATATAGATGATGAAGAGGAATTACAGGGAACATTCTATAATGATTTGTTATCATTAGACTTAGAAAAATTCCAATGGCATGAAGGTAAACATAAATGAtctatcatattataatatagatgtaatcatttcaaaataatatacatcattttaaatatagttaCATTGACTGGTAAAAGAGAACCACCAGGgcaacgtaaaaaagaaaagacacaAAAGGAAAACCATGTAGATGAATGTAATTTACATggagataacgaaaataatgatatttgtGATAATTCATTAACAGATACAACTAATTCTAATAAACTCGTACAAACTCCCGTTACTTATATCgacgaaaatgaaatatttacagtGAGTCTTCCtggttatttttgtttcttacatGTGccttaattaatacaaaatataatgtgATTTTACTTGTTCTATTATATCAGTTAACAGTTAGTTCAAGTGGTCCATGTAACACACAGACAAATAGTatggaaaaaatggaaaatatattctttccttcACCAAGA carries:
- the LOC124951790 gene encoding kelch domain-containing protein 4, which produces MGKKDKNKKKLSGTAKTAIKTEKKLNAKQKKELAALGEEDIEKVIADIEREEARRQRVVEVVVEPPSRRVNFSLIAHPFKDELIMFGGEFHDGQKTTVYGDMFTYNLNKKEWTVIKAPGAPPPRCGHQAIVTSTNKGEMWIFGGEFSSPSELQFYHYKDLWVYRMGEKKWEKITSPGGPSARSGHRMIHMKKKLIVFGGFYDNLRDCKYYNDIYMFNLETYTWHKIECAGNPPAPRSGCIMLPTSEKLLVYGGYSKEKVKAGVDKGQIHTDMFLLSPDKNDQTGLKWKWILTKQAGLKCSPRCGMTGILIQPHIAYAFGGVFDNIDDEEELQGTFYNDLLSLDLEKFQWHEVTLTGKREPPGQRKKEKTQKENHVDECNLHGDNENNDICDNSLTDTTNSNKLVQTPVTYIDENEIFTLTVSSSGPCNTQTNSMEKMENIFFPSPRINPGLVVKNNILYLYGGMLEVGDKQYTFNDFYSLDCRKMDEWKTIIHDDLSSQEWHNTSSSDSEEEDEDDDDTSNNSSSNEQ